CCAGCACCGGTGTGCCGGCAACGGCGCTGCGCGGGTAACCATCTCCGTAGCCGACGGCAGCAACGCCGACCGGCATATCCTCCGGGCACTCCCACAAACCGTTGTAGCCAATGCGTTCGCCGCGCTTGATCTGATTGATGGCGATCAGACGCGTGGACAGCGTCATGGCTGCGCGAAAGCCGAAATCTGCACCGCTTTTGCCTTCCACTACGGAAAGCCCGTACAACAGACCGCCCGTGCGCACCCAGTCGCCACGTGCATCCGGCCAACCGAGAACGGCCGCGGAGTTGGAGAGCGAGCGCGGTCCGGACAAGCCCGCCGTCGCCTGCTGGAATCGCTCGATCTGTTCGCGGGTGCGCTCGCCGTCGAACACCTCCGACTCCGCAAAGTGAGTCATCAAACCAACGTCCGGATCGATGCCGGCCATGCCGATCAATTGCGCGTGCACGGCCGCCGCGCGCTCGGGTGCAAAGCCCAGCCGATGCATGCCGCTGTCGACTTTCAGCCAGACTCGCAGACGTCCACGCATCGGCGACGCTTCGGACAACCCATGCAGTTGGCTTTCATGATGAATCGCCGCATCCAGGCCCAAGCGCTGCATTTCGGCGATGTCACCAGCTTGGTCGGGACCGGACAGCACCACGATGCGCTGCCGATGCCTGGCGGCGCGCAAACGCAAACCATCACCGAGAGAAGCCACCGCGAACGCGTCCGCCGCGCCGTCCAGCGCACGGGCGACACGCTCCAGGCCATGCCCGTAGGCGTCGGCCTTGACCACCGCCATGACCATGGCCGGCGACGCCAGCGCGCGAATCCGCTCGAGGTTATGGCGCAGTGCACCCAGATGGATAGTGGCAACAGTGGTACGGCTCATGGTTCCTGATGTGCTCTGAAAAGCGGCTTCCATACAGCAAAAACGCCTACCCGCGGCATCATAGGTTACCCACCGGCGAGCGGCGGATCAGGACATTGTGATGGCAAAGCGCGGGCAGCAATCGCTTAGAAGTGCCCGGTGTAGGTATCAGGGCTGTAGTTTTCGAACTTGGTGTAGTGCCCCAGGAAGGTCAGCTTCACCATATCGGTGGGACCGTTACGTTGCTTGCCGATGATGATTTCGGCCAGGCCCTTGTCCGGCGATTCCTTGTTGTAGTACTCGTCACGGTAGATGAACATGATCACATCGGCATCCTGCTCGATAGCGCCGGATTCGCGCAGGTCAGACATCATCGGACGCTTGTCGGCGCGTTGTTCCAGCGAACGGTTCAACTGCGACAGTGCGATCACTGGGACGTTGAGTTCCTTGGCCAGGCCCTTCAGCGAGCGGGAGATTTCCGAGATTTCCGTCGCGCGGTTTTCCTTGTTGCCCGGCACCTGCATGAGTTGCAGGTAGTCGATCACGATCATGCCCAAGCCGCCATGTTCGCGCGCAAGGCGGCGCGAACGCGAACGCACTTCCACCGGCGAAAGACTTGGCGTGTCATCAATGAAGATTTTGGCCTCTGACAACAGCGCAATCGCGTTGGTGACACGCGGCCAGTCTTCTTCGGCCAGATCGCCGTTGCGTAGATGCTGCTGGTGGATACGGCCAACGGAGGAAATCAAACGAAATGCCAACTGGGATGCGGACATTTCCATCGAAAATATCGCGACCGGTTTTTTCGCACGCAGGGCACAGGCTTCGGCGATGTTGACCGAGAACGCGGTCTTGCCCATCGATGGACGCGCCGCAACGATGATCAGGTCCGAAGGCTGCAAGCCGGAAGTGAGATTGTCCAGATCGGCAAAACCGGTGGAGATACCGGTGAGCTGGCCGCGATTTTGATAGCGCTCGTGCAGGATGCGAAAAGCATCTTTCACCGCCTCGCGCATCGAAACCGTGTCTTTCTTACCACGTGCACCAGATTCGGCAATGTGGAACACGCGCTGTTCGGCGGTTTCCAGCACCTCCTGCACGCTCTTGCCTTCCGGCCGATAGCCATCCTCGGTAATCGAGGTACCCGCATCGATCAACTGGCGCAGCACGGATTTCTCGCGCACGATTTCCGCGTAAGCCGCAATATTCGCGGCACTCGGCGTGCTGTTGGCCAGCTCGACCAGATAGCCGGCGCCCCCCACCATCTCGGCCAGGCCATTGGCCTCGAACCAGTCGCCAAGGGTCACCCCATCGCACGGCATGCCTTTGTTGGCCAATTCGGTGATGGCGCGCCAGATCAGCCGATGGTCGCGGCGGTAGAAATCTTGTTCGCCAAGCTTGTCCGCGACCTTATCAAGCGCCTCCGGAGCCAGCATCAAACCGCCAAGCACCGCCTGTTCCGCATCGATGGAGTGCGGGGGAACCCGCAGGGCTTCGATAGCGCTGTTGTTATTGCCGGATTTGCGTTCAGTCACGAAGGACATGGACATTCCCTGTAGCAAGGAAGGTGCACAAAACCATGTAGGCAGGCACAAGCTGCGAGCATACGCGGCGTAGTCTCAAGGGACGAGACAATAAGTCTGTGGATATCTTGTGGAAGTGTGGGGATAAAGCTGGGAATCGGGAATCGGGAATCGGGAATCGGGAATCGGGAATCGGGAATCGGGAATCGAAAAGCAGAGAGGCACCTGCGTCAATGCACAAGTGCCTCTCGACTTTTTTTATGACTTCAAAATGCGCGGCAAGCGAAACAGCTATGACCTCGCCATGATTCGAGTCCCGAGTCCCGAGTCCCAGCGCTTAAGCCTTCTCGGCGACCACGATCACCTTGATCGCACCCTGTACGTCGGCGTGCAGGCTGATCACCACTTCAAACTCGCCGACGTGGCGGATCGGGCCTTCGCCCTGGATCACCTCGCCCTTATGGATGTCGTGACCTGCAGTCTGCAAGGCTTCGGCGATCTCGCGCGGACCGACCGAACCGTACAACTTGCCTTCGGGGCTAGCGTTGGCGCTGATGGTCACCGACACGTCAGCCAGCCTGGCCTTGCGCGAATCAGCGTCGGTCAGCAGCTTGTTGGCCTTGGCTTCGTATTCAGCTCGGCGGGCTTCGAAAGCCGCTAGGCTTTCAGCGTTGACACGCGCAGCCTTGCCCTGCGGCAGCAGGTAGTTGCGACCGTAACCTGGCTTCACCTTGACCTTGTCGCCAAGCTTGCCGAGGTTGCGCACGTTTTCAAGAAGAATCAGTTCCATGGGTTAATCCTCAATTCGTTAGCACCGGTGTGGCTCGATGCAGCCGTGGACGGTTGTCCGAAATCGTCTAGCGATCTCTCCCATTTGGAGAGGTCTGGGGTGAGGGGATGCGCTTGCCTTGGACGTTATTCGAAGCGTGCTCCGAATAAATGTCTTGGCGAGGCTGCCCCTCACCTCGGCCCTCTCCCCAGAGAGGGAGAGGAGGAAAAACACAACCTCAAACGTCGTGGTTGTCGGTATACGGCAGCAGCGCTAGGAAACGGGCGCGCTTGATGGCCGTGGCCAACTGGCGTTGGTAGCGAGCCTTGGTGCCGGTGATGCGGCTGGGAACGATCTTGCCGTTCTCAGTGATGTACTGGCGCAGCGTGTTGAGATCCTTATAGTCGATCTCTTTGACGTTTTCGGCCGTGAAGCGGCAGAACTTGCGGCGGCGGAAGAACTTGGACATGGGTCTGGGCTCCTAATCAGTCTTCAAGATCAACATCGTCGCTGTCGACGCGACCCACACGGCGGTCATCGCCATCGGCGGCGTCGTCACGGCGGCGGGAAGACTTGGCATCGTCCTTTTCCTTGCTCTTCAGGATGAAGGATTGCTCGGTCTCGGCCTCGTCGCGCTTGACGACCAGGTGGCGTAGTACGGCATCGTTGAAGCGGAAACCCGATTCCAGCTCGTTCAGCACGGTCTGGCTCACTTCGATGTTCAGCATGACGTAGTGAGCCTTGGCCAGGTTCACGATCGGGTAGGCCAGTTGGCGGCGTCCCCAATCTTCCAGGCGGTGGATCTTGCCGCCGTCGGCCGTGATCAGCGTCTTGTAGCGCTCGATCATCGCCGGAACCTGCTCGCTCTGGTCAGGGTGGACCAGAAACACTACTTCGTAATGACGCAAGGTCATCGGAGAAACTCCTTATGGATGCGACCCTTGTGGGTCAAACAGCCTCCCGCCGGTGCGGTGAGGCAAGAGACTGTCTGCGCCTGTTTGGTGCAGACAGAAGCGGAATTCTAAGGGAAATCAATCATTCAGCGCAAGACGCTGAATGATTGGAAAAGGAAAAGCAGCACTCAGCCGACCGTAAAGCTCTCGCCGCAGCCGCACTCGCCAGTGGCATTGGGGTTGCTGAACACGAAGCTGGCGTTCAACCCCTGCCTCTGGAAATCGATCACAGTGCCATCCACCAGCGGCAGACTCTTGGTATCCACGATCACTGGCACGCCGTCGACCTGGAGGATCTGGTCGTCAGCGCTGGCTTTATCAGCCAAGTCCACCACATAAGCGAAACCCGAACAGCCGGTGCGCTTTACACCAAAGCGGACGCCGGCAGCCGCAGGCGACTGTGCGAGAAACTGGCGCATGCGTTGATTGGCGGACGGGGTAATCGAAATAGTCATAACGACAACGGTTCTGATTCGGCACTTGGGGCATGCATGGCATGTCGCAGTGCGGGCAAAGCCTACATTATCATGCTTGCTTACCCTCACGCCCTTAACAAATGGGCGCATTCCCCAGGAGTTTCAATCCATGACGGTGGTCAGCGTCAAACAGGCTCTTTCCGGCAAGCTCGAAGCCGGCAGCAAGGTAACCGTACGCGGCTGGGTGCGCACCCGGCGCGATTCCAAAGCTGGCCTGTCCTTCGTGAATATCAGCGACGGCTCCTGCTTCGATCCCATCCAGGCCGTGGTGCCCGCCACCGTGGGCAATTATGAAACCGAGGTAAAGCACCTCTCTGCCGGCGCCGGCGTGATCGCCACCGGTACCCTGATGCCCTCCCAGGGCAAGGGCCAGGCGTTCGAACTCCAGACTGATAGCGTGGTCGTGACTGGAATGGTCGACGATCCGGAAACCTACCCGATCCAGCCTAAGCAGCATTCAATGGAATTCTTGCGCGAAGTGGCCCACCTGCGTCCGCGCACCAACCTGTTCGGTGCGATCACGCGCGTGCGTCACACAATGATGATGGCGATCCATCGCCATCTCACCGAGCAGGGCTTCTTCTGGATCAACACGCCCATCATCACCACCTCGGATGCCGAGGGCGCGGGCGACATGTTCCGCCTGTCCACGCTGGACCTGGCCAACCTGCCGCGCGATGACAAGGGCAAGATCGATTTCCGCAAGGATTTCTTCGGCCGCGAAGCCTTTCTCACCGTATCCGGCCAGCTCAACGTCGAGGCGTACTGCCTGGCCATGAGCAGGGTCTATACCTTCGGCCCGACCTTCCGCGCCGAAAACTCCAACACGCCACGCCATCTGGCCGAATTCTGGATGGTGGAACCGGAAATCGCCTTTGCTGACCTCCACGCCAATGCCGACTGCGCCGAGGCTTTCCTCAAGGCGATCTTCAAGACAGTGTTGGAAGAACGCCACGACGACATGGCGTTCTTTGCAGAACGCGTGTTGCCAGATGCGATCACACGCCTTGAGAACTTCATCGCCCAGCCGTTCGCGCGCATCGATTACACCGAGGTCATCGACATCCTCAAAAAGTCCAGCCACAACTTCGAATTCCCAGTGACCTGGGGCGTCGATCTACAGACCGAGCACGAGCGTTACCTGGCCGAGAAGCACGTCGGCCGCCCAGTGGTGGTCATGAACTATCCCGAACAGATCAAGGCATTCTACATGCGCCTTAACGACGACGAAAAAACCGTCGCGGCCATGGACGTGCTCGCTCCGGGCATCGGCGAAATCATCGGCGGCAGCCAACGCGAGGAACGCCTGGACTACCTCGACCGCCGCATGACCCAGTTTGGTCTCGATATTGCCACCTACGACTGGTACCGTGACCTGCGCCGCTATGGCACCGTGCCTCACGCCGGCTTCGGTCTCGGCTTCGAACGCCTGCTGGTGTATATCTGCGGATTGCAGAACATCCGCGATGCCATCCCTTACCCCCGTGTGGCGGGGAGTGCCGAATTCTGATCGACATCCGCTATGCGTTTCCGACTGCTACTCACGTTTGCCGCCATCCTGCTGCTAGGTGCTTGCCATAACGTCAAGTTGCCCAGCTTGCCGAACATCCTGCCGGAAAGCCCGCCAACCAAGACGTTGGCGGACGCCAGGAAAGAGCTCGACCAGGCGACGCCCTGTTGCACCAGCTTCGCTGACTTCTCCTTCCAGAATCAGTTGCCCTGGACGCCCCAGCAGTTCGTGCTGGACAGCGGCAGCCAAGTAGCAGCGATCAACGGTGCGCATAGCTACTTCTTGAGCTTCAAACTGCCTGCCGATGCCAAGCTGCCGTACAAGATCGCTCTGAAATCCGAGCTCAACGGCCGCGCGGCGGGCAACAGCAGTTACCTGTTTGCACCCACCATCGTGCAGCTCAACAACGCCTTCCAGCCGATCGATACGCAAGATGTGAAGCTATGCGAATACATGGGCTGGAGCAGCAGCGACAGCGGTGCTTTCGGCAGCGTCACCGTGACCGACAAGCGGGCGCGCTATGTCGTGGTGTACAGCTCCGGCAAGCAGCAGACCAACAACACGTATTGGGAGCAGTCAGCCAGTACCTTCTCCACCACCAACACCGCCACGCCGGCTGCGGTCACCGTGGGTGTCAGCTACAAGATCCAGCACGGTCCAGACGGCACGATCTGGGTTGGCATGATGGACAAGACGTACGCCGAGGCCGTGAACAAGGCGGTATGTGGCAAGGCTCCGCAGGGTGATGGTGTGCTGCATACCCTTCGCAACGATATCCCCGTCCACTTGAGCTGGAGCGGCCTTTGATTCTGTTGGCGCTCTACATCGGGTTGTTGCTGATCGGCCTTGCCTGCTTCATTACGCATGCCGTCTTGCCGTTTCGTATTGCCAAACATCTGCGCCTGGATTATCCGCAGCACTGGAAAGTGATCGTGGACACCGGCGCGGGCACCCAGGCCGCGCACGGGCCACAACTGTGGCTGCGCATGCAGCACGTGCTGCGATCGCCGGCCATCGCAGCGATCGACGATGTTTCGATCACGCGCCTGTGGTGCACCTGGCGTTACAGTCAGTGGATCGCCTGGGGTTGCTGGATCGCGGCGCTGGCACTGCAGTGGCATAGTCGTAGCTAACATAAAGTTCCAAGGAGATCGCATGGATTTGAATCTGAGTGGCCGTCATGCACTGGTGTGCGGCGCATCCCAAGGCATTGGCCGCGCCACGGCCATCGAACTCGCCGAGCTTGGCGCCGATGTCACCTTGCTCGCACGCTCGATCGATCAGCTCAAAGCCGTAGCGGAAAGCTTGCCACGCAAGCACACCGCGCAGCGTCATGACTGGCGCAGTGTCGACATGCAAGACACCCAAAGCCTGCAAGCCACTGTGGCAGACATCGTTGCGGCACGTCCGGTACATATCCTGATCAACAATACCGGCGGCCCACCCGGCGGCCCCGCACATAGTGCGGAGCCGGCCGCGTTTGAAAGCACCTTTCGCCAACACCTCATTGCCGGACAAGTGCTGGCGCAAACGGTGCTGCCAGGGATGCGTGCCAGTGGTTACGGGCGATTGGTGAACGTGATTTCCACTTCGGTGAAGGAACCCATCGCCGGGCTCGGCGTGTCCAACACCGTACGCGCAGCAGTCGCCGCCTGGGCGAAAACCTTGTCCGGTGAACTGGCTGCCGATGGCATCACGGTCAACAATGTGTTGCCCGGTTATACCCGCACAGCGCGACTGGATGGACTGCTGGCGGTGCAATCGCAAAAGAGCGGGCGTAGCGAAGAGGAGCTAGCGAAAGAGATGGCCGCCGCAGTTCCCGCACGTCGTTTTGGCGAGCCAGGGGAAGTCGCGGCGATGATCGCATTTCTGTGCACCCCTGCAGCCGCTTACGTCAATGGTGTAAGCATTGCGGTGGATGGCGGGCGCACGAAGGCCTTGAGTTAGTGATTACACAAACACATACAGCACCGTCCGGTGCATTCCCTCCCCGCAAGCTCTAAGCTTGCAAGGATGCCAACCACACGCCTCGCCAACCTCATTGACGGTCGCCTGCAGGCGCCACTGGACAACCGCTGGCTCGACATCCATGAGCCCGCTACCGGCGCGGTCTTCGCGCATTGCCCAGACTCCACCGCTGCCGATGTCGACGCCGCCGTACAAGCAGCACACAAAGCCGCGCCGGGTTGGGCCGCAACGTCTTCGGAACAGCGAGCCCGCCTGCTGCATCGACTGGCCGACCTGATCGAAGCCAGGCTGGACGAATTTGCGGCACTGGAGTCACGCGACAGCGGCAAGCCGGTTGCGTTGGCGAAACGCCTGGATATTCCGCGTGCCATGTCCAATCTGCGTTTCTTCGCGGCCGCCGTGATGGCGTGGGATAGCGAATCGCACGCGATGGAAAGCGGTGCGATCAACTACACCCTGCGTCGTCCGCTCGGTGTCGTGGGCTGCATCAGCCCGTGGAACCTTCCGCTGTATCTGTTTACCTGGAAGATCGCGCCAGCTTTGGCCAGTGGCAACGCCGTGGTGGCCAAGCCTTCCGAAATCACGCCCTGTACGGCGGCACTGCTTGGTGAGCTGAGCATCGAGGCGGGCTTTCCACCCGGCGTGCTGAATATCGTGCAAGGTCGCGGCCCGACCACCGGCCAGGCAATCGTCGAGCATCCGGCCGTCAAGGCGGTGTCCTTCACCGGTAGCACACGTACTGGCGCCAGCATCGCCGCCACCGCTGCGCCACAATTCAAGAAAGTATCGCTGGAATTGGGTGGCAAGAATCCCGCCATCGTTTTTGCGGATGCCGAGCTGAACGACGAGAACCTAGACACCATCGTGCGCTCCGGCTTCGCCAATCAGGGGGAGATCTGCCTGTGCGGCTCACGCCTGCTGGTGCAGCGCTCAATCTACGACAGCTTCCGCGAGCGCTATCTGGCGCGTGTGCAAGCCCTGCGCGTCGGCGATCCGCAAGAGTCGTCCAGCGATCTGGGTGCACTCGTGTCGCGCGAACATTTCGACAAGGTGATGGGTTGCATTGCCAAGGCGCGCGAGGAAGGTGGCCAGGTGCTTACGGGTGGCCACACCCTGACACCACCCGGCCGTTGCGCCAAGGGCTGGTTCGTCGCCCCCACCGTGATCGATGGCTTGCCGAACAACGCCGCCACCAACCAGCAGGAAATTTTTGGCCCGGTTGTCACGCTGATTCCCTTCGATGATGAAGCCGAAGCGATCGTCATCGCCAACGGCACCGGCTACGGACTCGCCGCTTCGCTATGGACGACCGATTTGTCGCGCGCCCATCGCATGGGCGCACAACTGGAATTCGGCATTGTGTGGATCAACTGCTGGCTGCTGCGCGACCTGCGCACACCATTCGGTGGCAACAAGCAGTCCGGCGTGGGTCGCGAAGGCGGTGCGGAAGCGCTGCGCTTCTTCACCGAGCCGCGCAATATCTGTATTCGTTACGAGTAGGTTGGGGTGTAAGCCCCAACGACCCCATCCACATCCGTGCAACACCATGTGTTGGGGTTTGCACCCCAACCTACGCGAGAGATTCACACCTTGACCAATCCACTGCAAGCGCTGATCGACAGCAATCGCCGCTGGTCGGCGACAGTAACCAAAGCCGACCCACACTTCTTCGAGCGGCTCGCCGAGCAGCAATCACCCAAGTATCTGTGGATCGGTTGTTCCGATTCGCGCGTACCTGCCACGCAGATCGTAGACCTGCCGCCCGGCGAGATCTTCGTGCAGCGCAATGTCGCCAACGTGGTCTCGCATAGCGACCTCAATTGCTTAAGCGCCATCCAGTTCGCCGTGGATGTGCTCAAAGTGGAACACATCATCGTCGTCGGCCATTACGGCTGCGGTGGTGTGCAGGCAGTGCTGGACGAACGCCGCCTGGGCCTGGTGGACAACTGGCTGCGCCACGTAGGCGATGTGGCACACAAGCACGTCGACATGCTCAACGCGCTCAGCTCGATGCCCTTACGCAACACGCGCCTGTGCGAGCTCAACGCTATCGAGCAAGTTGTCAACGTCTGTGCCACTACCATCGTCATGGAAGCCTGGGAACGTGGGCAGAAGCTTTCCGTGCATGCGTGGTGCTACAGCCTGTCCAACGGACACATGCACGACCTGGACATGCACGTGAATTCACGTGAATCCCTGCACCCGAACTACAAACAGGCGTTGCAGCAGGTGATACGCCGCGCGGGAGAACAACGATGAGCGACGTGGTACGCACCGATGCCGCACCAGCCCCCGTTGGCGCTTACCCGCATGCGCGACGCGTAGGCGACTTGCTGTTTCTTTCAGGCGTGGGGCCGCGCCAGCCCGGCACGAATGCCATCCCAGGCAATGTCCATGACGCACAAGGTAAGCTGGTCAACTACGACATCGAGCAGCAATGCCGGCAGGTTTTCGCCAACGTCCGCGCCGTACTGGAAGCAAGTGGTGCACGTTGGGAACATCTGGTCGATGTCACCGTATTCCTTACCGATATGACACGCGACTTCCCTGTCTATAACCGTCTCTACGCCGAATACTTCAAAGGCGTGGACGCTTGCCGCACCACGCTGGGCATCACCGCATTGCCCACGCCCATTGCCATCGAGCTGAAGTGCATCGCGGCGCTGCCATCGTCTTGCGCTTCGTAATCCGTGCACTAAAAAACCCGGCTGGCAGAACCAACCGGGTTTCTCGGTATACCGAACCGTATTACAACGATTACTTCCCAGCCGTGCTGTTGGAAGCAGGCTCGCCGCTGGAAGCGGGTTCGCTGCTGGCAGCCTTTTTGGTGTGCGTCTTGTGCTGGCTGGTACCGGACTTCGCCTTGTGATGCTTGGCCGGAGCAGCGGAGGTCGACGGAGAAGCCGGAGCAGCCGAAGACGTATCCTGGGCGAACACCGAACCAGAGAGGGCCACACCTGCAACAAGCAGAGAAGCAATCGCAAGTTTACGCATCATGATCATGAGCCTCGAGATTTTTGATTGTCACGGACCCGGCCGGAACCCGGCTCACGCGGGCGGCGTGACGGGCGTAACAATGCCTCGGTCTCGGCATACCGGAACTGAACGGAATGAAGAAAATCACGCGACTTGCTCATAAATTGAGCAATCAACTCGAACTAGGCATGCCCAGCCATCTTTTGCCGGAATCAGCTCAAGCACTGCCGCAATAACTTGCGAAGAATATCCTGTACCAGAGCCGCCTTGGTGGCATCCCAGGCGAAGCTGTCCTCGTCCATATACCGGCATTGGGACAGCTCAAGCTGCACCGCTTGCATCCCTTCCTCGGGCTTGCCGTAATGTCGGGTGATATAACCGCCCTTGAAGCGCCCGTTCACTACGAAGTCGTAGCGGCGTT
The sequence above is a segment of the Dyella sp. M7H15-1 genome. Coding sequences within it:
- the alr gene encoding alanine racemase; this translates as MSRTTVATIHLGALRHNLERIRALASPAMVMAVVKADAYGHGLERVARALDGAADAFAVASLGDGLRLRAARHRQRIVVLSGPDQAGDIAEMQRLGLDAAIHHESQLHGLSEASPMRGRLRVWLKVDSGMHRLGFAPERAAAVHAQLIGMAGIDPDVGLMTHFAESEVFDGERTREQIERFQQATAGLSGPRSLSNSAAVLGWPDARGDWVRTGGLLYGLSVVEGKSGADFGFRAAMTLSTRLIAINQIKRGERIGYNGLWECPEDMPVGVAAVGYGDGYPRSAVAGTPVLVGDRRVPLIGRVSMDLITLDLREVPETKVGDRVTLWGPGLPVEIIAAQAGTISYDLTCGMTRRVLFVEDEH
- a CDS encoding replicative DNA helicase translates to MSFVTERKSGNNNSAIEALRVPPHSIDAEQAVLGGLMLAPEALDKVADKLGEQDFYRRDHRLIWRAITELANKGMPCDGVTLGDWFEANGLAEMVGGAGYLVELANSTPSAANIAAYAEIVREKSVLRQLIDAGTSITEDGYRPEGKSVQEVLETAEQRVFHIAESGARGKKDTVSMREAVKDAFRILHERYQNRGQLTGISTGFADLDNLTSGLQPSDLIIVAARPSMGKTAFSVNIAEACALRAKKPVAIFSMEMSASQLAFRLISSVGRIHQQHLRNGDLAEEDWPRVTNAIALLSEAKIFIDDTPSLSPVEVRSRSRRLAREHGGLGMIVIDYLQLMQVPGNKENRATEISEISRSLKGLAKELNVPVIALSQLNRSLEQRADKRPMMSDLRESGAIEQDADVIMFIYRDEYYNKESPDKGLAEIIIGKQRNGPTDMVKLTFLGHYTKFENYSPDTYTGHF
- the rplI gene encoding 50S ribosomal protein L9, with product MELILLENVRNLGKLGDKVKVKPGYGRNYLLPQGKAARVNAESLAAFEARRAEYEAKANKLLTDADSRKARLADVSVTISANASPEGKLYGSVGPREIAEALQTAGHDIHKGEVIQGEGPIRHVGEFEVVISLHADVQGAIKVIVVAEKA
- the rpsR gene encoding 30S ribosomal protein S18, whose amino-acid sequence is MSKFFRRRKFCRFTAENVKEIDYKDLNTLRQYITENGKIVPSRITGTKARYQRQLATAIKRARFLALLPYTDNHDV
- the rpsF gene encoding 30S ribosomal protein S6, with translation MRHYEVVFLVHPDQSEQVPAMIERYKTLITADGGKIHRLEDWGRRQLAYPIVNLAKAHYVMLNIEVSQTVLNELESGFRFNDAVLRHLVVKRDEAETEQSFILKSKEKDDAKSSRRRDDAADGDDRRVGRVDSDDVDLED
- a CDS encoding iron-sulfur cluster assembly accessory protein, with the protein product MTISITPSANQRMRQFLAQSPAAAGVRFGVKRTGCSGFAYVVDLADKASADDQILQVDGVPVIVDTKSLPLVDGTVIDFQRQGLNASFVFSNPNATGECGCGESFTVG
- the asnS gene encoding asparagine--tRNA ligase; translation: MTVVSVKQALSGKLEAGSKVTVRGWVRTRRDSKAGLSFVNISDGSCFDPIQAVVPATVGNYETEVKHLSAGAGVIATGTLMPSQGKGQAFELQTDSVVVTGMVDDPETYPIQPKQHSMEFLREVAHLRPRTNLFGAITRVRHTMMMAIHRHLTEQGFFWINTPIITTSDAEGAGDMFRLSTLDLANLPRDDKGKIDFRKDFFGREAFLTVSGQLNVEAYCLAMSRVYTFGPTFRAENSNTPRHLAEFWMVEPEIAFADLHANADCAEAFLKAIFKTVLEERHDDMAFFAERVLPDAITRLENFIAQPFARIDYTEVIDILKKSSHNFEFPVTWGVDLQTEHERYLAEKHVGRPVVVMNYPEQIKAFYMRLNDDEKTVAAMDVLAPGIGEIIGGSQREERLDYLDRRMTQFGLDIATYDWYRDLRRYGTVPHAGFGLGFERLLVYICGLQNIRDAIPYPRVAGSAEF
- a CDS encoding MalM family protein; translation: MRFRLLLTFAAILLLGACHNVKLPSLPNILPESPPTKTLADARKELDQATPCCTSFADFSFQNQLPWTPQQFVLDSGSQVAAINGAHSYFLSFKLPADAKLPYKIALKSELNGRAAGNSSYLFAPTIVQLNNAFQPIDTQDVKLCEYMGWSSSDSGAFGSVTVTDKRARYVVVYSSGKQQTNNTYWEQSASTFSTTNTATPAAVTVGVSYKIQHGPDGTIWVGMMDKTYAEAVNKAVCGKAPQGDGVLHTLRNDIPVHLSWSGL
- a CDS encoding SDR family oxidoreductase is translated as MDLNLSGRHALVCGASQGIGRATAIELAELGADVTLLARSIDQLKAVAESLPRKHTAQRHDWRSVDMQDTQSLQATVADIVAARPVHILINNTGGPPGGPAHSAEPAAFESTFRQHLIAGQVLAQTVLPGMRASGYGRLVNVISTSVKEPIAGLGVSNTVRAAVAAWAKTLSGELAADGITVNNVLPGYTRTARLDGLLAVQSQKSGRSEEELAKEMAAAVPARRFGEPGEVAAMIAFLCTPAAAYVNGVSIAVDGGRTKALS
- a CDS encoding aldehyde dehydrogenase, which gives rise to MPTTRLANLIDGRLQAPLDNRWLDIHEPATGAVFAHCPDSTAADVDAAVQAAHKAAPGWAATSSEQRARLLHRLADLIEARLDEFAALESRDSGKPVALAKRLDIPRAMSNLRFFAAAVMAWDSESHAMESGAINYTLRRPLGVVGCISPWNLPLYLFTWKIAPALASGNAVVAKPSEITPCTAALLGELSIEAGFPPGVLNIVQGRGPTTGQAIVEHPAVKAVSFTGSTRTGASIAATAAPQFKKVSLELGGKNPAIVFADAELNDENLDTIVRSGFANQGEICLCGSRLLVQRSIYDSFRERYLARVQALRVGDPQESSSDLGALVSREHFDKVMGCIAKAREEGGQVLTGGHTLTPPGRCAKGWFVAPTVIDGLPNNAATNQQEIFGPVVTLIPFDDEAEAIVIANGTGYGLAASLWTTDLSRAHRMGAQLEFGIVWINCWLLRDLRTPFGGNKQSGVGREGGAEALRFFTEPRNICIRYE
- the can gene encoding carbonate dehydratase: MTNPLQALIDSNRRWSATVTKADPHFFERLAEQQSPKYLWIGCSDSRVPATQIVDLPPGEIFVQRNVANVVSHSDLNCLSAIQFAVDVLKVEHIIVVGHYGCGGVQAVLDERRLGLVDNWLRHVGDVAHKHVDMLNALSSMPLRNTRLCELNAIEQVVNVCATTIVMEAWERGQKLSVHAWCYSLSNGHMHDLDMHVNSRESLHPNYKQALQQVIRRAGEQR
- a CDS encoding Rid family hydrolase, whose protein sequence is MSDVVRTDAAPAPVGAYPHARRVGDLLFLSGVGPRQPGTNAIPGNVHDAQGKLVNYDIEQQCRQVFANVRAVLEASGARWEHLVDVTVFLTDMTRDFPVYNRLYAEYFKGVDACRTTLGITALPTPIAIELKCIAALPSSCAS